One part of the Desulfonema ishimotonii genome encodes these proteins:
- a CDS encoding 4Fe-4S dicluster domain-containing protein, translating to MKQVVVHPERCVGCMQCMIACATAHSRTKTLFSASCEDPLPKPRIHVGAGLYGEGFPNRCRHCDPAPCMLACLPGAISRIPETGTVRIDPDICINCASCAMTCPYGVIRFHEDASAPPGKMIAVKCDNCHDRQKAGQIPACVEICKSGALTFEEMDAAMKRKTDEVARTVSPDARKVPEAPGVDLLNAVKKAQIGMRKI from the coding sequence ATGAAACAAGTTGTGGTCCACCCGGAACGTTGCGTCGGCTGTATGCAGTGCATGATTGCCTGCGCAACGGCCCATTCCCGGACGAAAACCCTTTTCTCGGCCAGCTGTGAAGACCCGCTGCCAAAACCCCGCATTCATGTGGGCGCAGGGCTTTATGGCGAGGGGTTCCCCAACCGGTGCCGGCATTGTGACCCGGCCCCGTGTATGCTGGCCTGTCTGCCGGGGGCCATCTCCCGCATCCCGGAAACCGGCACCGTCCGCATTGACCCGGATATCTGCATCAACTGCGCGTCCTGCGCCATGACCTGCCCCTACGGCGTCATCCGGTTTCACGAAGATGCCTCTGCGCCTCCGGGCAAAATGATAGCCGTCAAGTGCGACAACTGCCACGACCGCCAGAAGGCGGGACAGATTCCGGCCTGTGTGGAAATCTGCAAATCCGGGGCGCTGACCTTTGAGGAGATGGATGCGGCCATGAAGCGGAAAACCGACGAAGTGGCCCGCACGGTATCGCCGGATGCACGGAAAGTCCCGGAAGCCCCCGGCGTTGACCTGCTGAATGCCGTCAAAAAGGCCCAGATCGGAATGCGGAAAATCTGA